Within the Candidatus Hydrogenedens sp. genome, the region AAATGTTCGGTTATATAAATTCCTGTATGTATGTCCCCAAAAAATCCAATTTTTTTCCCTGCTAACATTTGAAATTCTTCAAATCCGTAATTCTTGGGAGCAATAATGTAAATTCCTTTCTCACCTGCTGTAGAAAGAGCCATAAGTTTTTTCCCCTGCATCAGGGCAGATATAGATGAAATAATAGCAATATCCCCTTTCCCTTTTATTAACATATCCGTAGGAGAAGAATTCTTCTCACAATCTATTTCTTTTATAATGATTTTATTATTTTTTTGTTTTAATGATTCAATAAGTGATGATATACAATTACGGTCATATTCGATGGTATCAGGGATAATGATTTTCAAACTTTGCGCCCGAGCAAATACTTTGCCTAAATATTTATAGAAAATATCTTGAGTTTGATAGGGAAATAATGCAGATGTAATTGTAATGATAATAAGAACAAATACAATTATGTAATAGAGAAAATATATATAGTTACTTAAAAGTAATCCCTGTAATTTGCTGAAAAGTGAGGAGATTTTTGACATTTCTAATACCCGAATTTATTCTTCTTTATATAGAAAATTATATTCTGCTTTTTCCAGAGGAGGGGCATTTTTATCTTTTTCAGAGATGATAAGAGGTTCACGAGGCCATTGAATACCTATCCGTGGACAACGATAAGATACAGAACGCTCAGCCTGCATGTTGTAAAAGGATGTGCATTTATATAATACATGGGTATTGTCATAAAGGCTGAGAAAACCATGTGCAAAACCTACGGGTACCCATAAAAGGCTTAGGTCTTCTTCCGTAAGGTAGAAACCTTCCCATTTCCCAAAAGTTGGAGAACCTGTGCGCAAATCAACGACGACATCATATATTCCACCACGGATACAGCAAACTAATTTGCCCATACCATGAGGTTCTAATTGATAATGCATTCCTCGTAATACACCCTTCTGGGATTTACTTAAATTATCCTGAACAAATGTTTCAGAAAAACCCGCCTTTTTTAATTCTTCCCGATGATACAGTTCTGTAAAGAAACCTCGTATATCGCTAAATTTTCCTATTTTAAAAAGCAAAATACCCTTTAAACTACATTCATTTATACTTTGTATAATCATACCTATGA harbors:
- a CDS encoding ABC transporter substrate-binding protein; translation: MSKISSLFSKLQGLLLSNYIYFLYYIIVFVLIIITITSALFPYQTQDIFYKYLGKVFARAQSLKIIIPDTIEYDRNCISSLIESLKQKNNKIIIKEIDCEKNSSPTDMLIKGKGDIAIISSISALMQGKKLMALSTAGEKGIYIIAPKNYGFEEFQMLAGKKIGFFGDIHTGIYITEHLIKFYNFDVPPELNTQKIHNIEKSFSSGEIEAVVWVEGIN
- the rfbC gene encoding dTDP-4-dehydrorhamnose 3,5-epimerase, yielding MIIQSINECSLKGILLFKIGKFSDIRGFFTELYHREELKKAGFSETFVQDNLSKSQKGVLRGMHYQLEPHGMGKLVCCIRGGIYDVVVDLRTGSPTFGKWEGFYLTEEDLSLLWVPVGFAHGFLSLYDNTHVLYKCTSFYNMQAERSVSYRCPRIGIQWPREPLIISEKDKNAPPLEKAEYNFLYKEE